A region from the Actinoplanes sp. OR16 genome encodes:
- a CDS encoding chemotaxis protein CheX, translating into MSVEVEVNESDLAEMVEQVWESYLDPEGISPLIPTYDENQPSEVHSSVSITGSWSGHVVYASSRAAAQRAAAAFLAMEIDEVSEEDISDTLGELANIVGGNVKAMLPTGAQLSLPQVVLAPESSARYPNAQRISGVYGIWEGEPVSISMWHSSAENKEEGE; encoded by the coding sequence ATGAGTGTCGAAGTCGAGGTCAATGAAAGCGACCTCGCCGAGATGGTGGAACAGGTCTGGGAGTCGTACTTGGATCCCGAGGGCATCAGCCCGCTGATCCCGACGTACGACGAGAACCAGCCGTCCGAGGTGCATTCCTCGGTCTCCATCACCGGATCCTGGAGTGGGCACGTGGTCTACGCGTCGTCGCGTGCCGCTGCCCAGCGTGCGGCTGCCGCCTTCCTCGCCATGGAGATCGACGAGGTGAGCGAGGAAGACATCTCGGACACGCTAGGCGAACTCGCCAACATCGTCGGTGGCAACGTCAAGGCGATGCTGCCGACCGGCGCACAACTCTCACTTCCCCAGGTCGTGCTCGCGCCCGAGTCGTCGGCGCGGTACCCGAACGCGCAGCGGATCAGCGGCGTCTACGGGATCTGGGAAGGCGAACCGGTGTCCATCTCGATGTGGCATAGCAGCGCGGAGAACAAGGAGGAGGGCGAATGA
- a CDS encoding response regulator, which yields MRAMVIDDSRAMRMILKRIVTKLNFEAVEAGDGQEAMDRLAELTEVPELALIDWNMPNMNGLEFVTKVRADPRLREMTLVMVTTESEQSQIVRALAAGAHEYVIKPFTEGAMIEKLALLGLVPTGANS from the coding sequence ATGCGCGCCATGGTGATCGACGACTCCCGCGCGATGCGCATGATCCTCAAGCGCATCGTCACGAAGCTCAACTTCGAGGCGGTGGAGGCGGGTGACGGCCAGGAGGCGATGGACCGCCTGGCTGAACTCACCGAGGTGCCGGAGCTGGCCCTCATCGACTGGAACATGCCCAACATGAACGGGCTCGAGTTCGTCACCAAAGTCCGGGCCGATCCGCGCTTGCGGGAGATGACCCTGGTGATGGTCACTACCGAGAGCGAACAGAGCCAGATCGTCCGGGCGCTCGCAGCGGGTGCCCACGAGTACGTGATCAAGCCCTTCACCGAGGGCGCCATGATCGAAAAGCTGGCCCTGCTGGGCCTCGTCCCGACCGGAGCGAACTCATGA